In Elgaria multicarinata webbii isolate HBS135686 ecotype San Diego chromosome 15, rElgMul1.1.pri, whole genome shotgun sequence, one genomic interval encodes:
- the ATP1B4 gene encoding protein ATP1B4, whose product MEVNAASGGAKDHQRNFNRKPENKDEERDQQDSDEEEEKKGKEMGKKTWGDVVREAKVFLWNPETRQCMGRTAQSWGLILLFYLVLYTFLAGMFVFCLYVMLLTMSPHVPTYRDRVAPPGVMIRPYIRNAFNIVFNVSERSSWEPYVENMELFLKDYDDVVQEANNIVCQSGQYFIQEEESGMKKACQFKRSELMACSGIDDQTFGYSDGQPCILLKMNRIIGYQPGYGNPVTVSCKVQKGNESDLHAIQFFPSATFDPMYFPYYGKLSHVNYTQPVVAIQFTDVTKNHNMNIQCQLNGRGIINHYNNDRFLGRIIFTLNIGE is encoded by the exons ATGGAAGTGAATGCCGCCTCTGGAGGGGCCAAGGATCACCAAAGGAACTTTAACCGAAAGCCG GAAAATAAGGATGAAGAGAGAGATCAGCAGGACTCAgacgaagaggaggagaagaaagggaaagagatgGGCAAGAAAACTTGGGGCGATGTAGTCAGGGAGGCGAAGGTCTTCCTTTGGAATCCAGAGACGAGGCAATGCATGGGCAGGACGGCTCAGAGCTGGG GCCTGATACTCCTCTTTTATCTCGTTCTGTACACTTTCCTGGCTGGAATGTTTGTATTTTGCTTGTACGTCATGTTGCTCACCATGAGCCCCCACGTACCAACATACAGGGACAGAGTTGCTCCACCAG GAGTTATGATTAGACCATACATTAGAAACGCATTCAACATTGTTTTCAATGTCTCCGAACGCAGTTCATGGGAACCTTATGTGGAAAACATGGAACTGTTTCTCAAAG ATTACGACGACGTAGTTCAAGAAGCCAATAATATTGTGTGCCAATCAGGCCAGTATTTCATTCAAGAGGAAGAAAGTGGCATGAAAAAAGCTTGCCAGTTCAAGCGATCCGAATTGATGGCTTGTTCGGGGATAGACGATCAAACCTTTGGCTACTCTGATGGCCAGCCTTGCATCCTGCTAAAGATGAACCGG ATTATTGGTTATCAGCCCGGTTATGGGAATCCAGTCACTGTGAGCTGCAAAGTGCAG AAAGGCAATGAAAGCGATCTCCATGCAATTCAGTTCTTTCCAAGTGCAACATTCGATCCCATGTACTTTCCTTACTATGGCAAACTCTCGCAT GTCAACTATACACAACCAGTGGTGGCCATACAGTTTACAGATGTGACAAagaaccacaacatgaacatccAGTGCCAACTGAATGGTCGGGGCATCATCAATCACTATAACAATGACCGGTTTCTGGGGCGAATCATCTTCACATTGAACATCGGAGAATAG